The Halictus rubicundus isolate RS-2024b chromosome 3, iyHalRubi1_principal, whole genome shotgun sequence genome includes a region encoding these proteins:
- the LOC143353024 gene encoding uncharacterized protein LOC143353024, which produces MQSAWCTRRPGSKMSEEDSRIPTMDGRWGIASSTAVVDIATCHCHCPEGHPANLPSSSCTSSSASSSATTLLSARSERTASGCDLCERLRGRCDPLPDRTRRRDADHAMTLTRTFERDRFQPAESSSSSFYASKLSSSSSSSSSSSSSSSSSSSSSSSSLYPSSSSSSTSCSSSSSSVSVSSPSSCGSSDVRWNSRTERPFSWASPCGSLTWTVLFLLVLVFPIFADPQKGTPTSPSKEDGAL; this is translated from the exons ATGCAGTCGGCGTGGTGCACGCGCAGGCCCGGCAGCAAGATGTCCGAGGAGGATTCGAGGATCCCGACGATGGACGGTCGCTGGGGGATCGCTAGCAGCACGGCTGTCGTCGACATCGCCACCTGCCACTGCCATTGTCCTGAGGGTCACCCGGCAAACTTGCCCTCCTCCTCTTGTACTTCGTCGTCCGCCTCCTCATCTGCGACGACGCTCCTCTCGGCTCGCAGCGAACGGACTGCCAGCGGCTGCGACCTCTGCGAGCGTCTTCGTGGACGCTGCGACCCGTTGCCCGATAGGACCAGGCGCCGCGACGCCGATCACGCCATGACTTTAACCAGGACGTTCGAGCGAGACAGGTTCCAGCCAGCCGAATCGTCGTCCTCTTCCTTTTACGCCTCGAAGCTGTCTTcatcgtcctcctcctcctcctcatcttcctcctcctcctcctcctcctcctcctcctcctcctcctcattGTAcccctcttcttcgtcttcttcgacgtcgtgttcttcttcttcttcttcggtctCGGTGTCCTCGCCCAGTAGCTGCGGCTCGAGCGACGTGCGGTGGAACTCGCGGACTGAGAGACCGTTTTCGTGGGCGAGCCCGTGCGGTTCGCTCACCTGGACCGTTTTGTTCCTATTGGTACTCGTGTTCCCCATTTTCGCCGACCCCCAGAAGGGGACGCCGACGAGTCCCTCCAAAGAAGACGGAG CCCTTTGA